A DNA window from Bdellovibrio sp. BCCA contains the following coding sequences:
- a CDS encoding response regulator — translation MGTEEKSRLLIVEDDADIRELLKHFLKEFVDEIVEAENGAAALQYVKSQEFDTILSDIEMPQMNGLKFLAYVRSLGQMTPFVVLTAHGDHSRALEALSLGAFDFITKDSKRKLVIESVCAALKFGREMKASKNDPVRSSHLRKIYTDMSKSSEMRLRKIIEEMSSSSN, via the coding sequence ATGGGCACAGAAGAAAAAAGCCGTCTACTGATTGTTGAAGACGACGCCGATATTCGTGAGCTCCTTAAGCACTTCTTAAAAGAATTCGTCGACGAGATTGTTGAAGCTGAAAACGGAGCTGCAGCTTTGCAATACGTGAAATCTCAAGAGTTCGATACCATTCTTTCCGATATCGAAATGCCGCAAATGAACGGACTTAAATTTTTAGCTTATGTTCGTTCTTTGGGACAGATGACACCGTTCGTGGTTTTGACAGCTCATGGTGATCACTCCCGCGCTCTCGAAGCTCTTTCATTGGGCGCTTTTGATTTTATCACCAAAGATTCAAAACGAAAATTGGTTATCGAAAGTGTTTGTGCCGCTTTGAAATTCGGCCGTGAAATGAAAGCTTCTAAAAACGATCCGGTCCGCTCCAGTCACCTTCGCAAGATCTACACGGACATGTCTAAATCTTCTGAGATGCGCTTGCGCAAAATCATCGAAGAGATGTCATCGTCCTCGAATTAG